CTGGAAGAAATAGGATTTAAGTATGACAAGAAAAAATACTATAGTCATCCTGACTGTAAATTCTTTCTCGAATTCCTAGTGCCGCCGGTTGCGATCGGGAACGAGCCAATTAATAAATTCAACACGATTTCATCTGACGCAGGTTCAATAAATATCCTAACCCCGACAGACTGCGTAAAAGACAGGTTAGCCGCCTATATCCATTGGGACGACAAAGAATCTCTTGAACAGGCTGTCATGGTTGCAGCATCACAAGAGATAGATATAAAAGAGATAAAGCGATGGGCTAAAAATGAAAACAACGGTGAGAAGATCAAGGCCTTTCTTGAAAAGTTTAAGTGATATTAACCATCAACCGTTTGCCAAGCGCATCTGCAACACGTATCAATGTTGAAAGCTTGATATCCTCGGCATGATTCTCAATTCTGGATATCGCGGTCTTCTTCGTCTTCAGCCTCTTTGCAAGCTCTTCCTGCGTAAGCCCGGACGATTCACGCGCCTCACGAAGCATAACGCCGACCTTGAACTCTTTATATCCTTCCTCATAGCCTTTTGCGAAATTACTATCAGTCTTCTTTCTTTTAGCTATATATTTCTTAAGATCGCTCATAATTTAATCCTCCGCCTTATAAAGTCTCTTCTGTAAGCTTCTGCCCGTTCAATCTCTTTCACTGGCGTCTTTCTGCTCTTCTTCAAAAATCCATGCGTAAGTACGACTGATGAATTATCGGCAAAGAAGCACAGAATCCTAATTGATTTCGAGCCATACTGCACCCGGCACTCCCATATCTCTTCTGTATTAACAAGTTTCTTTAAGTAGGACGACGGCACAACTTCCAGTTCTTCCAATAAACGTAATACCCAGGTTACTTTTTGTGCTGTCCTCCCTGATAATGAATCAAGAAAAACTTCTAAAGGGCATTTACCGTCAGCCGTTCTGTAAAATGTGACTGTCCTGTTCATAGTTATGTTAACTTACACGTTAACCAGTGTCAAGCATAGAATTTTCATACATCACCATATTACAAAGCAGAAGATGAAATTATCCAGATAACTGATTAACTAATCCCACGCATTAGTAAAGGTGGGGATTTTACAAGAAAGGTCATTCTCATTTTGTGATTGTATTTTATTGCTCATACAACTATAATTTTCTTATTCCACAAAATAAGACAATTGTTGGAGTAGTAAATAAGACCATTAAGAGGTGTCTATGGAAATAAAACAAGCACATAATCTAATTGATGCCCATGTCAAAGACTTGATAGACCAATGCCCACACTGCGGTGCAAAAGTGCACATAGAAAAATTGTGGAATGATTATCACTCCCTTAATAATGGCGACAAAGAATTCTATGTTATTTTTAGATGTAAACCATGCAAGAAATTACTTTTAAAAACCTTTTTTTTCAGACAAAACCCTTACAGCAATAATGAACATTTGGAAGCCAAAGGCTGGGATGAGAAATTTCCAATATCTTTTGACGATGAATTAAGTAAACAAGAAAAAGAGTATATTCCTGATCAAGTGCTTTCAGACTACCAAGAAGCATTGAAGTGCAAATCAATAGGAGCAAACAGAGCGAGTTGTTCAATGTTCCGCCGAGCACTTCAAAGTGCTATCGTCATATTTGGTGCAGATCATAAACTAGATTTAATCAAGCAGATAGATTCCTTAGACAGCTTACCGAAAGACATTAAGGATTGGGCTCATCAAATAAGAATATTCGGTAATTGGGGAGCACATCCAGACAAAGATAATCTTAAAGAAGTTGATTCTAATGATGTAACCGAGGTTCATGATTTTATTTCAAAGTTTTTCATATATATGTTCATTATGCCAGAGAAAGTTAAGTTGTCACGTGCAAAGAGAGATGAAAAATTGAAAACAAATCCTGAAGTAACAACAAGTGAGTAAGAACATATGTACAACTACACTGATAGAGTAAAGCAATGGGATCAGACATCAAATAATCTCAGGTGATATTTGTGAAGGAGTATCCAGATGAGTTGGGAATGTCCAAAATGTAATTCTGAAAATGCTGATTATATTATTGATGGTATTATAAAAACGGAATGTCTTTGCGGTTATAAGATGCCAATAACTGTAGAGAATAAAACAGACAACACCCAGATAACGTCAGTTGAGGGAAACAAATTTGCAAATGCAAAACCTGATAATCAGTCAACAAACAATCTCTCTTCTATAATGTTCCCAACATTTATCGATATGTCAAAAAAACTTAGTCATTTTCAAAAAAAGATTATTGTGATTACTATGGCTGCAATCTTGTTTGTTATTGCTATGGCAATTGCTGATGAAGTTGGCACGTATCAATCTGGAAGAGGCGGCCCATTTAATATGAAAAAGACTTGGTATATTTGGGTAATTTATTTTTCAATAATAATGCCAGCATTTATAATGCCATCATTTATCGTTAAATACTTAGACAATTTATCAAAGAAATTTAATCATGCTCAAAAAAAGATTATTGGGATTACTGTTGCTGCAATCTTGTTTGTTATTACTATGGCAATTGCTGATGAAGTTGGCACGTATCAATCTGGAAGAGGCGGCCCATTTAATATGGAAAAAACTTGGTATATTTGGGTAATTTATTTTTCAATAATAGGTTATTTTGAGTTTAAATTATTTGGAAATAAAAATAGCAAGGAAGAAAAGTCTAACACATTGGATTGAACAAGTCTCACAGGTCATTTTTTTATCCCCCCCCACCATCAACCATTAAGTATCCCCATGATCCTGTCATAGTCAGCCTTAATATCTATCTCCTCAGCATCCATCTCTTCACCCTCGCCTTCGATTCCGATATGCTCGATAACCTTATCAGGCATCTCCGCGATGAACTGTGACGGCATGCTCAGGGTCTTTGTGCCGTATTTTATTCTGTATGCCGTGTAGGTGAGAAAGAGCTCCTTCATCGCCCTTGTGATGCCGACATACATCAGCCTCCGCTCCTCCTCAAGCCCGCCCGGTTCATCAATCGACTTGCTGTGTGGAAGCATATCCTGCTCAACCCCGACTATGAAGACGACAGGGAATTCAAGCCCTTTTGAAGAGTGAAGCGATACGAGGGTGACGCCGCTGTTCTCTTTCTCTTTTTCAGGCTTGTCATCCAGCGCGAGCGTCTCTATGAATCCCTGAAGTGACGGCGACTTTTCATTCTCTTCATAATATTTGAGCGATTCAATAAATGCCGTCACATTATCTATGCGCTTCTCCACCACATCATCTGTCTTATAGAAACCTCTTATATGGTCGTGAAGCCCTATCTCATCTATGAACTTGGCAAGCAGTTTTGCCATATCCTTGCCTTTTGAAAAGTCTGTCCTGTAACGCTTGAGCATATCTGCCAAGGCAGCCGCGTTGGCTGCGGTCTTTGCATTGACCTCTTCCACGCCGTTTGCGTTGATGAAGGCATCCATGAGAGATATCTTCTGCGCTCCGGCATGGTCGTGCATCTTTCCGATAGAGGTGATGCCTATGCCCCTTCTCGGAACATTGGCTATCCTCAGAAGGCTGACATCGTCATATTTGTTCAGGATGATCTTCATGTAGGATGCGAGGTCCTTCACCTCCTTCCGGTCAAAGTAGCTCGTTCCGCCTACCACAGTGTACGGCATCTTCTTTCTGCGCAGCTCCTCTTCAAAGAGCCTTGAAAAGACATTCGCCCTGTATATGATTGCAAAATCTTTGTGGTCGAGTTTTCTGGTCTCCATGAGCTCCTGTATCTTCCCAACAACGATCCGCGCCTCACCCTCGCCGTCAGGTGCCTTTATTATCTTTATCACAGGGCCTGTGCCTTCAGATGTCCAGAGGGACTTCACCATTCTCTGACTGTTATTTGTTATGACGCTGTTTGCAACTGTCAGTATATTTCCCATAGAACGGTAGTTCTGCTCAAGCCGTATCACCTTTGTCCCTTTGAAGTCGCCTTCAAAATCAAGGATATTGCCGAGGCTCGCGCCCCTCCATGAATAGACCGACTGGTCGTCATCACCGACCACGCAGAGGTTCTTTCTCTTGCCTGCGAGCTGCTTAAGCAATGTGTACTGCACCCTGTTCGTATCCTGGTACTCATCAACCATGATATACCTGAACTTCTCCCTGTACTCCTCTAATACAGCCGGAACGTCCCTGAAGAGCTTTATCACAAGAAGGAGCAGGTCATCAAAGTCAACAGCATTCATCGCCCTGAGCGTCTTCTGATACTCAGGATATACCCTTGCCGTTATGATAGAGAGCGGGTCATGCCCCGTGCTGTCCATATCTTCAGGAGCTGTGAAAGAGTTCTTGAGCTTCCCTATCCTGTCAAGTATCACCTCAGGCTTGAACTGCTTGTCATATAAGCTGATATCTATAAGAAGGTTCTTTAACAGAGACGCCTGTTCTGAGGTGTCATAGATGGTGAAGTTCTTCCGCAGGCCGACATGCTTCATCTCCTTTCTGAGTATCTGCAGGCAGAGGGAATGGAATGTCGAAACTATAGGTGTCTTCTTCTTGCTCTTCTTTAAGATGGAGGTTATCCTTCCGCGCATCTCACGCGCCGCCCTGTTTGTAAATGTCACAGCTATGAGAGAATCAGGAGATATGCCTTTATGAATGAGATACGCCGCCCTGACGGTTATGACCCTTGTCTTTCCTGAACCTGCGCCTGCAAGCACAAGAAGCGGGCCTTCCGTAGTTGTGACCGCCTCATGCTGCGCTGGATTGAGAGAGCGTATGTATTTATCCATTGTCCTGTTGTGGTTGAAAGATTTGATAAAGGCGGTTCCGGATTTGCAACTAATTACCGGTAGAAAACCAAAGCCGGGATATATTATGCCATACGGTCTAAAAAAATGATTTTACCCTCCTGAACTGCTAAAATATCCGAATGTCAGTGGATAAATTGATAATCAAAGGGGCCAGGCAGAACAACCTGAAGAACATCAGCCTCACCCTTCCCCATAACAAGCTGATCACCTTCACCGGCATATCAGGCTCTGGAAAATCATCGCTTGCGTTCGATACTATATTTGCAGAGGGGCAGTGGCGTTTTATAGAGTCGCTCTCCACCTATGCAAGGCTCTTTCTTGAAAAGTTAGACAGGCCTGATGTCGACAGCATTCAGAACATAAGGCCGGCTATCGCGCTTGAACAGAGGAACACGGTCAAGACCTCCCGCTCCACCGTAGGCACCATGACAGAGATCTCTGACTACCTGCGGCTGCTCTTCTCAAAGATCGCGCAGCCGCATTGCCCTGTGTGCGGGGATGCGCTTAAGTCATGGTCACCTTCTTCAGTTGTGCAGGAACTGTTAGAGAAATATAACGGAGAGAAAGCACTAATAATCTTCCAGACTAAGCGTCCGGTGCAGGAACTTCAGAAAGAGGGATTTCATCGTGTATTGATAGACGGGAAGATAACCGAGCTCGCTTCACTTGATACAAAACAGAATACACTCGACATCGTGCTTGACAGGCTGATAATAAAGGACGAGCCGCGGCTCTCTGATTCGATCGAGACCGCATGGCAGCACGGCGGCAGTAATGTAAAGATAGTTATAGTAAAGAGCGAAGAGGAGAACATGCCCCTGCTCTTTTCATCAGCGCTTAAATGCCATAAATGCGATATCGAAGTAGCAAGGCCCCAGCCTCTGCTCTTCTCATTCAACCATCCTTTAGGCGCGTGCCCTGAATGCAAAGGCTTCGGCAACACGCTTAAGTATTCCGAAGGCTCTATCATCCCTGATAAAGACCTGTCACTTGAAGAAGGCGCTATCGACCCATGGAACAAGCCGTCTTATATCTGGTGGTACGAACAGTTTGCCAAGAAAGCTAAAAAAGCAGGCATCAGGCTTGATATGCCTTATAAAGATCTGCCGCAGGAATCCAAAGCCCTGATCTTTGAAGGCAGTAAAGACTTCTACGGGATCAATGATTTCTTTGCCGAGCTTGAGAACAAGAGATACAAACTCCATGTAAGGGTCTTCCTGACAAGGTACAGAGAGGCTGTGCAATGCGGGAACTGCGGAGGAAGCAAGCTGAGCCGTGAGGCGCTTGCCTTTACGATCGGCGGGCTTAATATCGCGCAGATCTCTGATATGCCGATCTTAAATCTTAGGGAATTTATCGCAGGCCTTACTTTTTCAAAATATGAAGAAGAGGTCACAGGCGAGATAATAAGGCAGATCAGGCAGAAGCTCGACTTTCTTATTCGAGTGGGCGTGGAATACCTAACCATCAACCGGCTCACAAAGACGCTCTCAGGCGGAGAGTCGCAGAGGATCAACCTTGCAAACCAGCTCGCATCAAAACTCACAGGCACGCTTTATGTGCTCGATGAACCGACTGTCGGGCTTCACGCACGGGATGTAAAGAAGATAGCCGACATTTTGATAGAGCTTGCTGAAATAGGAAATACGGTCATCACTGTTGAACATGACAAGTCGATCATAGAATCCTCTGACTGGGTCGTTGAACTTGGGCCGGGAGGCGGGGAGAAAGGCGGCAGGCTGATATTTACAGGCACAGTGGCAGACTTTCTAAAGAGCGATACATTGACCGCAACATACATTAAAGAGACCGGCATCATACCTGCGCCAAAGAGCAGGAGGATGAGCAGCGGCAATTTTCTTACGATAAAGAATGCGAGCGGTAATAATCTCAAGGATATCAATATCAGCATCCCACTTCAGAGATTCACCTGCGTAACAGGCGTATCAGGTTCAGGCAAGAGCACGCTCATTGACAAGACATTATACAGAGCCCTTGCAAACGCATTTAAAGAGAGCTTTGAAACACCTGAGCCCTTTGAGTCCATTCACGGCATTGAGCATCTGAAGGGCGTAAGGATCATAGACCAGCAGCCCATAGGCAAGAGCCCGCGTTCAAATCCTGTCACATACATAAAAGGGTTCGACCATATAAGAAAGATCTTTGCCGATGAGCAGGCTGCGAAGAATCTCGGCTTCGGGCCGGGCCACTTTTCATTCAATGCAGAGGAAGGCCGGTGCAGCGCATGTAAAGGCGTAGGTTACCAAAAGCTTGAGATGTATTTTTTTGAGGATCTCTATATAACCTGCGAAGAGTGCAAAGGTAAAAGGTTCCGTCCTGAGATATTGAACATCACCTATAACGGTAAAAATATACATGAGGCGCTGAACCTCACGGTTGATGAAGCTGTCAAATTCTTCAATCGTGTGCCGTCGCTTCTGAAAAAACTTGAGCTCATGTCTTCAGTAGGCCTCGGCTACCTGCGGCTGGGCCAGCCGGTCACGACGCTCTCAGGAGGTGAATCACAGCGCCTCAAGATATGCGCCGAGCTTGGGGCAGGAAGCAGGACAGACTATTTGTATATACTGGACGAGCCGACCGTGGGGCTTCATCCCGAGGACATCACAAAGCTGCTTAAAGTTATCGACCACCTGCTGAGCGCCGGCAATACCGTGGTCATAGTCGAGCACAATCTTGATGTGATAAAATGCGCTGACTGGATAATCGACCTTGGCCCTGAGGGCGGGGAGAAAGGCGGATATATAGTTGCTGAAGGAAGGCCGGAGGATATTGCAAAAGACAAAAAATCACATACCGGCCGATACCTGAAAGAGCATCTTAAGAGAGCAAATCACAAATGATATCTTATTGATTAGTTTTGTCAGCCGGATACTGTTATAATCTTAAGTAAGATGAATCCAAAAAATATAAAAGACAGCGAAGCGATCCTCACCTACCTCAGCAAGAAGACCTCCAAACCCCTGAAGCTCAAAGAACTGGCAAAGCAGCTCGGCACTCATAAATCAGGCGTGCGCAAGCTCGGCCAGATGCTTGAATCACTTGTTCAGTCAGGCAAGGTATTCAGGACCCGCACAGGATGCTACGGCGTAGCTGAACAGATGAACCTTCTTTCCGGTATCTTTGAGGCGCACAAGAATGGCTTCGGATTTGTGCTTCCTGAGAAGTCCGGTGAAAAGGATATATTCATCCCGCCCAGAAAGACGCTCGGCGCAATGTCAGGCGACAGTGTCGTTGTTCGGGTTGAAAGCTCCATAAGAAGAGAAGGCTCGGTATTAAAGATCCTTGCAAGAGGGCAGAAGAATATCATAGGCAGGCTCTATCTTGAAAAGACCACCTTCTATGTAAAGCCCAAAGGCAGGAGGCTGCCGCTTGATGTCTTCATAGCGCCGAATGACAGGGGTAAGGCTAAAGACGGAGACCTTGTGCTTGTGGAGTTGACATCATACCCGACAGCCACAAGGCCTCCTGAAGGAAAGGTGCTGAAGGTGCTGCCTGAGGTGGATGAGCCGCGCCGCGAGATAGATATGATAATTGAGGAGCGCTCATTGCCGCTCGCATTCCCTGACAATGTGCTGAGAGAGGCAAAGGGCTTCAGCGAGATATTAAGCCCTGACAACCGGGTCGACTGCAGAGACCTTTTGACCGTAACAATAGACGGTGAGGATGCCAAGGACTTTGATGACGCGATATCAATAAAGAAGATCCCTGAAGGCCATAAACTCTATGTGCATATCGCTGATGTCAGCCACTATGTGCCGTGGGATACTGATATTGACCTTGAGGCAAGGGAGAGAGGCACGAGCATCTACTTCCCGGGAAATGTCATACCTATGCTCCCTGAAAGGTTATCAAACAACCTCTGCAGCCTTATGCCGAAGGTAGACCGTTTCGCATTCACAGCTGAGATGGACATAGACAAAAACGGCAAGCTGATAAAGAGGAAATTCTATCCAAGCATCATAAACAGCAATGAGAGGATGACCTATAACTCCGTAAAGAAGATCCTTGTGGATAATGACCCTGCTGAGAGGGAAAAATACGGTTATCTGCTTGAGAACTTCGAGATAATGAAGGAGCTTTACCTGATCCTGAAAGAGATGAGGATACAGCGCGGCAGCCTTGACTTTGACCTGCCGGAGCCGTACATCATTCTTGATATACAGGGAACGCCTGAGGACATCATCAGAGCAGACCGCAACATGAGCCATATGCTAATCGAAGAGTTCATGATAGCGGCGAACGAGGCTGTGGCATCATATCTTGAGGGCCTTGGAGTGCCGTCGCTTTACAGAATACATGAAGAGCCTGACACAGATAAGCTTGACGAGCTGATGCCGATACTCAGGGCCTTCGGCTTGAAGATAAAGACAAAAGGGGTCAAGGCATTTCACGCCATACTTGAAGCATCAAAGGGCCTGCCTGAAGAAACGCTTTTAAACACGCTCCTGCTCCGCTCTCTGAAACAGGCAAAGTATTCCAAAGATAACGTTGGGCATTTCGGCCTTGCTTCAGATAGCTATACGCACTTCACCTCACCAATCAGGCGTTATCCCGACCTTGTTGTGCACAGGGTGCTCAGGGAGATCGTCAACAAGAAGAAGCTCTCAGACAAGAGCAGGGAGTTCCTTGAAAAGAACCTTGCCGAGATAGCGCTCCAGTCCTCAAAGACCGAGCGCGCTTCCATGGAGGCTGAGAGGGAGATCGTGAGCGCCATGAAGGCATGGTTCATGAAGGACAAGGTCGGCAACGAGTATGAGGGAATGGTGAGCAACATAAATCCAAAGGGTATGGCTGTCCAGCTTCAGGATTATTTTGTGACCGGTTTCATACATGTCTCAGACATGGGTGACGATTACTACATCTTTGATGAGGCAAGATACAGGCTCAAAGGCAGGCGCTCAAAACGAACCTTCACCCTTGGCGACAAGGTCATGGTAAGGGTGGAGAAGGTCGATATCGAAGAGAGAGATATTACTTTAGGGCTGGTTCATAAAGCCCCGATCAGAAAAATTGGATAAAAAAATTGTCCCTGCGCCACAAAATGACATCAATCCCCTAAAATGCTAAAATAGTCTGCTTTAAATGGACAGCGAGCCTGCCTGACGGCAGTGAGCGAATATAAATAATAATTCATTACCATTAAGATTTCCCGCAGCTTGCGGGGAATCTTTAATCCATTGTATTGCGAGACCCTATTGAGCTTGATACACCTTTACAGAACCCCTGCCTTTTCCGAGGCTAAGAAAAATGACCTTTTGTCTGTTGTAAAGAAGAGGATATCCTCAGATATTGCGGACATCAGGACAGAGTTCTGCTTCAATATAGACGCATCCGAATCCCTCTCTTCTGAAGAGATGAAGCTGCTGACATGGCTGCTATCAGAAACCTTCGAACCTGAGAATTTCTCAAATGAGAGTTTTCTAACCTTTAATTCCCACCTTACCAAGGGGGGACAAAGGGGGGTTATCCTGGAAGCCGGCCCCCGCATGAACTTCGCAACCGCCTGGTCATCAAACGCAGTATCCGTATGCCATGCATGCGGGCTTAAGAAGATAAAACGCATTGAACGCTCAAGGAGATTTGAGTTTGTTTTAGGTGAAGAAACCCCACCTTGCTCCTCCCCTTGCCAAGGGGAGGACGGGAGGGGTTTTCTTTCTTCACTGATTTCGCATCACTCATCGCTCTTTTACGACAGAATGACCGAGTGCCCTTATCCCGAACCGCTCAAGACATTTGAGACAGGGATCAAACCTGAACCGGTATTTGAGATACCATTCATTGAAGAGGGCAAATCAGCGCTTGAGAAGATCAACAGGAAGATGGGGCTTGGGCTGGATGACTGGGACATTGACTATTATTACAACCTCTTTGTAAATGATATCGGAAGAAACCCGACCAATGTCGAGTGCTTTGACCTGAGCCAGTCCAACAGCGAGCATTCAAGGCACTGGTTCTTTAAAGGGCTGCTGAAGATCGACGGGGAAGAGATCCCTCACACGCTCATCGAACTGGTGATGAGGCCGCTGAAGTGGAAACCCGGAAACAGCGTTATCGCGTTCAATGACAATTCAAGTTCTATCAAGGGCTATGAGATCGATACGATAATACCTGAAGACCCTGGCAAGCCGTCACGCTTCAGAAAAGAGAAGCTCCATTACGACATTATATTTACGGCTGAGACGCATAACTTCCCAAGCGGCATCGCTCCTTTTCCCGGAGCTGAGACAGGCACGGGCGGAAGGCTCAGGGACATACAGGGAACAGGAAGGGGCGGACTAGTCGGCGCAGGCACAGCGGCATACTGTGTAGGAAACCTGCATATCCCGGGCTATGAACTGCCGTGGGAAGATAAAGGATTCACATATCCGAAAAACCTCGCATCGCCTCTTGATATTGAGATACAGGCGAGCAACGGGGCTTCTGATTACGGCAATAAATTCGGCGAGCCTCTTATCCAGGGCTTTACGCGTTCATTCGGAATGAGGCTGCCGAACGGCGAACGTTCAGAATGGCTGAAGCCGATAATGTTCACAGCAGGAATCGGACAGATGAGCTCAAGCCATGTTAAAAAGGGCGAGCCTGAAAAGAGAATGTGCGTGGTAAAGATCGGCGGGCCGGCTTATCGTATCGGCATAGGCGGCGGAGCTGCATCAAGCATGATACAGGGTGAAAATGCTGAAGACCTCGATTTCAACGCAGTCCAGCGCGGCGATGCAGAGATGGAGCAGAAGATGAACAGGGTCCTCCGAGCCTGTGTTGAGATGGGTGAGAAGAACCCGATAGTCAGCATACACGACCAGGGAGCAGGCGGAAACTGCAATGTTGTGAAAGAGATAATCTACCCCGCGGGCGCAAAGATCGAAGTGAGAAAGATACAGGTCGGTGATGAAACGCTCTCTGTGCTTGAGATATGGGGCGCGGAATATCAGGAACAGAACGCCCTGCTTTTGAGGCCTGAGGATGCGGGACTTTTTGATGAGCTCTGCGCTCGTGAAAAGGTGCCTTACGCATTCATCGGCAGGATAACAGGCGACGGCAGGATAGTCCTTCATGACGATAATGACGGCAGCACACCTGTAGACCTTGATCTTGAAAAAGTTCTCGGCCACATGCCGCAGAAGACCTTTGAGATGAAGCGCATCCTCTCAAAACCAGAACCTCTGAAACTGCCTGAAGATATTACAGTTAAAGATGCGTTGGACAGAGTGCTCAGGCTCGTCTCTGTCGGATCAAAGAGGTTTCTTACAAACAAAGTCGACAGGAGCGTTACAGGCCTGATAGCACGCCAGCAGTGCGCCGGGCCGTTACAGCTTACCGTATCGGACGTTGCTGTTATCAGCCAGAGCCATAGCGGAATAACAGGCGCTGCTTTATCAATAGGTGAACAGCCAATCAAAGGTATTTTGAACCCTGCGTCAATGGCGAGGATGTGTGTGGGCGAGGCGCTGACCAATATGGTCTGGGCAAAGATAT
This region of Thermodesulfovibrionia bacterium genomic DNA includes:
- the purL gene encoding phosphoribosylformylglycinamidine synthase, producing the protein MSLIHLYRTPAFSEAKKNDLLSVVKKRISSDIADIRTEFCFNIDASESLSSEEMKLLTWLLSETFEPENFSNESFLTFNSHLTKGGQRGVILEAGPRMNFATAWSSNAVSVCHACGLKKIKRIERSRRFEFVLGEETPPCSSPCQGEDGRGFLSSLISHHSSLFYDRMTECPYPEPLKTFETGIKPEPVFEIPFIEEGKSALEKINRKMGLGLDDWDIDYYYNLFVNDIGRNPTNVECFDLSQSNSEHSRHWFFKGLLKIDGEEIPHTLIELVMRPLKWKPGNSVIAFNDNSSSIKGYEIDTIIPEDPGKPSRFRKEKLHYDIIFTAETHNFPSGIAPFPGAETGTGGRLRDIQGTGRGGLVGAGTAAYCVGNLHIPGYELPWEDKGFTYPKNLASPLDIEIQASNGASDYGNKFGEPLIQGFTRSFGMRLPNGERSEWLKPIMFTAGIGQMSSSHVKKGEPEKRMCVVKIGGPAYRIGIGGGAASSMIQGENAEDLDFNAVQRGDAEMEQKMNRVLRACVEMGEKNPIVSIHDQGAGGNCNVVKEIIYPAGAKIEVRKIQVGDETLSVLEIWGAEYQEQNALLLRPEDAGLFDELCAREKVPYAFIGRITGDGRIVLHDDNDGSTPVDLDLEKVLGHMPQKTFEMKRILSKPEPLKLPEDITVKDALDRVLRLVSVGSKRFLTNKVDRSVTGLIARQQCAGPLQLTVSDVAVISQSHSGITGAALSIGEQPIKGILNPASMARMCVGEALTNMVWAKISSIEDIKCSGNWMWAAKLPGEGAKLHDAAVAMSDFMIKLGIAVDGGKDSLSMATMVTDTSGNTETVKSPGTLVISAYATMPDITKVITPDIKRPGESRLLFIDMGYGDNRLGGSSLAHVFGQLGSDAPDINPVLLRKAFNAVQYLISKDLILSGHDRSDGGLITTLLEMAFSGNCGIAIELGVNENNALKALFSEELGLVIEYLPENEKEITSLLDNEEISYSIIGRTTKDKKVSIKSADKDVLNEDMRELRAIWEETSYQLDRLQTNPVCVDEEKRINSDRSGPDFRLSFTPEETPSRILESEKKYKVAIIREEGSNSDREMTSAFYQAGFEPWDISMTDLLNEKVKLSDFRGMAFVGGFSYADVLDSAKGWAGVIRFNERVWKEFQDFYNRKDTFSLGICNGCQLMALLGWVPWQGIENNIQPRFIHNTSGRFESRFSTVKIMPGNSVMLKGMEGSVLGVWVAHGEGKAYFPDEKMLKKVEDEGLAPVRYVDDSNEITTAYPFNPNGSTNGIAGLCSPDGRHLAMMPHPERGFLKWQWPWMPEEWKQNLKASPWLKMFQNAREWCERKS